The Cicer arietinum cultivar CDC Frontier isolate Library 1 chromosome 1, Cicar.CDCFrontier_v2.0, whole genome shotgun sequence genome contains the following window.
TAGCTCCTCACTCCTCATAATAGCTTATCAATAAATGCTTGATTAAGAGCATGTTTGTTATAGTTTTTATCGTATAATAATCACTTTAAAAAGTTTTCATCTATTTGTTACAgctttttaaaaaatgagaatCTAAAAATTGCTTCAACTAAGAAACTGTTTTAAGTAGCTTCTTTAAGAAAAGATaacaactatttttaataaaaaaagtgattttcagTACGTCAAACAACAGAAAACAACTTCTGCTTTTCTtaataatctctaaattattgaatactaaaatcactttttaagaATCTGTGACAAACGGGATTTCTAGAATGACTTATGAATAAGTTCTTAACTAAGCTATTTGCCCAAACACGCCTAAGTTTCACTGCTGATCAATCATGATCTTAACAACATCAATTTCAAATTGCCTGACAACAAGtaaatattaacattttgtGATCACTTCCAATTGATCCAAAATcatgtttataattaattattagtcgATTATTACAACAACCACAGCGGAActaccataaaataaaataaaaatacatcaaaagtagCTTAAATAATCAAAAGTGCAATGATTGAGTGAGTCAATCGCTACCTCCTGAAGCGATTGCATGACTTTGTCCATGTAAACGAGTTGGGAATCATAGGCTTCGTAGGGAAAATCTACGTCGATTCCCCTAATCTTGTACGTCGGCATTTTCTTGGTTCCCGCTCGAAACCGCCAATAGAAAGGAACGAAACCCTTGGTTTTTATTTGTATGAATTAATTCATCTTTAATTGCAGCGAGTATTCGACTGTAACCTAGTTTTTCTCACTGGCTACTGGTTAGCGATAGAGCGATTTAACTTTCCCGCCAACGCGCCCAAGTTCAGTTAAACGTCGTCGTACAcactttttataagatttttagaaaatatatatataattaaattacattatatgaaataaaaaatcaacacTATATTGGTTCTATTTGaggattttttctttttaagttgTCCACTAAATTGTCCTATCTcaagaataaaatattaaattagtgaaagaaaaaaaaaattgtaattctATTAGAATTAGTCGCATTTTGGCGACGATGAcgtagaatttttttattattttaataattcagttatttattatataataaattaaaaataattaaaatattttaaaaattaaaatattataaataaaataaaatatattaaatttaaaaaaaaattgtgattagAAAACAGGTGATATTTTATAGTTAAATTTATACGACCTcgtcaaataatataattagaaAACATTTGAAATTAATTCATAATTCTTTGCTTAATCTATTACTTATTGGATCTTCATCTTCATATATTCCAAAGCCCAAACCATTATCATTCTCTTCCTTTTTTACTTCTTTGCAATCGAAAGCCTTCCTTCTCCACTTAttggttttcgttttttttttctttcctctgCATGCGTTTTGAGTCAACCGGGTTGCAGAGTTAACCGGTTCAATCCTCTCATTCATCTTGCCCTCATCTCATAGCAAGAGAGCACACAAAATTCGTGCCACTCTGAGAATTTTGAAACACCCTTTTGCAGTGGCTTTTCAATACCGTGCTTTTTTATGTTTtgagagagaaaaattgttacttTCAGTTTCTCTTAACCAAGTTGATAGCTTTAAGCTTTTCGGGGGAAGCAACAATGCTTCCACGATTCATTGCTTCGAGGAGGAACATATCAACTTGGCCTCCTTTCTCTCAGAGATTAAAGCAAACAGGTTACGCTCATTTTCACCCACTTCATCAATTtcaatcttcttcttcttcttcttgcaGTTTTCATATGCTttgttgtttattattattattttgaatcaaGGGACTGCtaaatttgtttgatttgtatattttgtatatattcaACTTCATGCTTATCTGATTGTGTGTGGTTTAAACTAGCAGAAAATGAGATTGTTCAAATGTTTCGCTTGCCTGATTCTCAAGAAGGAAACCATAGTCTTCCCATGAAAGGAGGTAGAGTATGGAGGAAGGATCCTATTGCTCGGATTTTGGATGAACGATTCATTaggattttgaaaatatttaaatgggGACCTGATGCAGAAAAGGCTTTGGAAGTGCTGAAGCTTAGGCTTGACACTCGCTTGGTTCGCGAGGTTTTAAAGATAGATGTTGAGGTCAATGTGAAGATTCAGTTTTTTAAATGGGCTGGGAAAAGAAAGAATTTTGAACATGATTCAACTACTTATATGGCTTTGATTCGATGCTTAGACGAAAATAGGCTTTTTGGTGAACTGTGGAGGACAATACAAGACATGGTTAAGAGTCCATGTGCATTTGGTCCTTCTGAATTGTCTGAAATTGTGAAAATCTTGGGTAGGGTTAAGATGGTCAATAAGGCATTATCGGTTTTTTATCAGGTTAAGGGTCGTAAGTGCAGACCTACATCGAGCACTTACAACTCTGTCATCTTGATGCTGATGCAAGAGGGGCATCATGAGAAAGTTCATGAGCTGTATAATGAAATGTGTAATGAGGGTTATTGTTTCCCCGATACAGTTACATATAGTGCGCTAGTTTCAGCATTTGCAAAGCTGAATCGCAATGATTCAGCCATTAGATTATTTGATGAGATGAAGGAGAATGGATTACAGCCCACGGAAAAAATTTATACAACTTTGATGGGAATATACTTTAAGTTGGGTAGGGTTGAGGAGGCGTTGAAACTAGTTCAAGAGATGAGAATGATGCGGTGTTCTCCAACTGTCTATACTTATACGGAATTAATAAGGGGATTGGGGAAGACTGGGAGGGTTGAAGATGCATATGTAATTTACAAGAATATGTTGAAAGATGGTTGCAAACCGGATGTTGTCCTGATGAATAATGTGATCAACATTTTGGGTAGATCAGATCGCTTAAAAGATGCTATTGCGCTTTTTGATGAAATGAAGTTGCTGAATTGCACACCTAATGTTGTGACATACAATACCATTATCAAATCTTTATTCGAGGCCAAGGCCCCACCTTCTGAGGCTTCTTCGTGGttagagaaaatgaaaaaagatgGAGTAGTCCCCAGCTCATTTACATATTCAATTCTCATTGATGGTTTCTGCAAAACAAACCGAGTTGAGAAGGCTTTGTTGCTTCTTGAAGAGATGGATGAAAAAGGCTTTGCACCTTGTCCTGCTGCCTACTGCAGCCTGATCAATAGCCTCGGTAAAGCAAAACGTTACGAGGCTGCAAATGAGCTGTTCcaagaattgaaagaaaacTGTGGAAGTTCGAGCGCTCGTGTGTATGCTGTCATGATTAAACATTTTGGAAAATGTGGACGACTCAAGGAAGCTATCAGTCTTTTTAACGAGATGGAAAAACTCGGATGCACTCCCGATGTTTATGCTTATAATGCTCTCATGACCGGGATGGTAAGGGCTGACATGATAGACGAAGCTTTTTCCTTGTTTAGAACTATGGAAGAAAATGGTTGCACCCCTGATATAAACTCCCATAATATAATCCTAAATGGATTGGCTAGGACAGGTGGCCCGAAACGCGCTATGGAAATGTTCACAAAAATGAAGAGTTCTATTATTAAGCCAGACGCGGTTTCGTACAACACCATTCTTGGTTGTCTTAGCCGTGCTGGTCTATTTGAAGAGGCTGCAAAGCTTATGAAAGAAATGAGTTCAAAAGGATTCCAGTATGATCTTATCACCTATTCTTCAATACTTGAGGCAGTTGGTAAGGTTGATGAAGAACGTAATATGCTGGAGTAATCATGAAAATGGCATGCTTGAGACAGGAGATCAGCCTGTGCAAATGGATACTGAAACCAAGGTACTTACCGAAAGAGAAACATAATCCTGTGCTCAAATACTTTGTTTTCACTTGTATTGTTGCTTTCTTGTCTGGATTTAATTGTTTATTCCTTCCTTTGTGGAATGAAATACCAATACCAAGGTGGTTACTGAAAGAAAAACTTACTTGTGTGCTGAAATACTTTGTTTGGCTTGGTTTCTAGTTTTCATTACAACTGATGTATTTGCTTCCAAATATGCCACCGCTGTCCTCTTGTCAGCTGACATAAGAAAAAAGCCGAGGTTGTTGATAAGTTTTTGTTTTACCTTTATAGACTCAGACCGGAGTCCCGCAAAATAGCTTTATTATTCTGGTTCTTTTTTGACAAAGTTCCTCAACCTcgttcttgtttatttctctaatTATAAAACATAGGTTCAGTAAGCCAATTATGAGAAACCAAGGCCAGCCAAGCCAGCTACTCTAGAAACACCACTAACCCCGCCTCCTAAGGATGGTgagcagcagcaacaacaaccaGAACAGCAACCTCAGGAGGATGCTAATGCCAGTACTAATGAGAATGCAGGAGATGGTGGTAATCAGGTCCCACAAACCTCTGGCGAACCAATGGAGACCGACAAGTCAGAGAACACAGGCTCTGCCTAATTTTCGTTGTTGATTTTGCTGTGAGGTTCATGTCTTCATGACATGTCCAATCTAATAGTCTCTACCTTTTGTAAAATATGTATACCTTtatataaaattctaagttttggtgtaacttcttttattttatcattggGTAAATCACCATTCTAGTCATTGAAGATGTAGcgtgttgtttttttttgtctatggctccgttaaaaatccaaattaatCATCAAAATAATCATTGAAAGATACAATTTACTAATTATAAATAATGTAAGATACAATTTACTATCAAAATAGTCAATAACCGTTATAACATCGTCCTATACTTTTGGAGTAAAATGGTAGTTTCGTCTTTTATcatttgtttaaattattatgtatacaattataaataaaataatttagagatcATTGAGTTTTAAAGAAAATCAGAAATTATTGTCTTTGTAACTAATATGTTGCATgagtaaaaatatgtttaacGATAATGTATGTTAAAAGTGTATCAAAAgagttaaatttataaatctctAATTATAAAAGTAGTTTATTGTGAGAGTGAAAATAGCTATTGCGTTTCATGTTGTGCCAAATTTTTAATATggtaaaaatttgattttaccATTCATCTCTTCAATAACTAATGTGTAAATTTATTGAAGATAATTATTaactattcttttttttttgtctgttATAGCTATTCTTtattataaaactaaaatagttttttataagAGATAAGTACATCTTTTTATTGTACACTATATCATTCATAAATTTGCTACTATTTGTAGTATTTGCAGCCTAGTCATATACACATTCTAGTGTAACACATTATCAAAACATCTTTTAAACCGTCAGGCCTAAGATGGtaagaaaatcaaattattacCTTATAAAAATACTTATCCACCTTTGTGATTGTGATTTCGATATTTCTTTGGTTCAACTTGAGAGATATTTCTAATCCACTATAAACTTATAAAAAGTGCATTATGCTCAATTGGCAATAACGGCCTCTTATTCCTTAAGAATATCTCATTATATAAGTGCCCATTCTTCTCCAGTAACAATACTACTATACATACAAGCCATAAAATTCTTTATAAACTATAACTTTAGTTCATATAACCACGACACTTAGCACATATTGAGAAGCACAATGTCATTTTGTGATTCAGTAGGTGCTAACTCATAATGAATATTTCACTTAAGTGTGAAAGGTTTGCAGAttacaaacaaaatttaagTAACAACGAAAATTCATTGAGAAGTTTGGTACTCTAAAAAAATAACTTGCAGCTCTTAAGATATCATGTTGTCATGATACCTAGAATTGTCGTTACACAAGAAAATATCTCACTATaagctttaattttttatcttcctACAAAAAGTATTATCTCAACAATAATTAAAACCAAATTATAATGTAAAGCGGACAACAATGCATACGAGTATAattgtttatgtaaaaaaaCAGTATAATTGTAAGATAGTCAAAATGTACTTACTAactattattatcattaaacaATATGATCACGTTGGAGTATAAAGTGAGTGTTGTAACCTCCTAGGTGGTGGGGTGGAAGTAAGTTCAATTTCTGATGATAAAAAAGTAAATCATGTGTCCACAAAGTATTACTGTCATGTTCTATAAAATTATACCCTTCTTTTATAAAGGTTCATTTAGATCAAGCTTAGTGGAAGATTCAATTAAAGtttgttttatttgtgtttaatccttaaaaatgatattatggTATCAACTTGTTTTGCTTTTGAATCATACATATGATATTGATTCATAACACTTGTAGTATCTTCCTAAAGACCATAAAcc
Protein-coding sequences here:
- the LOC101504534 gene encoding pentatricopeptide repeat-containing protein At3g16010, translating into MLPRFIASRRNISTWPPFSQRLKQTENEIVQMFRLPDSQEGNHSLPMKGGRVWRKDPIARILDERFIRILKIFKWGPDAEKALEVLKLRLDTRLVREVLKIDVEVNVKIQFFKWAGKRKNFEHDSTTYMALIRCLDENRLFGELWRTIQDMVKSPCAFGPSELSEIVKILGRVKMVNKALSVFYQVKGRKCRPTSSTYNSVILMLMQEGHHEKVHELYNEMCNEGYCFPDTVTYSALVSAFAKLNRNDSAIRLFDEMKENGLQPTEKIYTTLMGIYFKLGRVEEALKLVQEMRMMRCSPTVYTYTELIRGLGKTGRVEDAYVIYKNMLKDGCKPDVVLMNNVINILGRSDRLKDAIALFDEMKLLNCTPNVVTYNTIIKSLFEAKAPPSEASSWLEKMKKDGVVPSSFTYSILIDGFCKTNRVEKALLLLEEMDEKGFAPCPAAYCSLINSLGKAKRYEAANELFQELKENCGSSSARVYAVMIKHFGKCGRLKEAISLFNEMEKLGCTPDVYAYNALMTGMVRADMIDEAFSLFRTMEENGCTPDINSHNIILNGLARTGGPKRAMEMFTKMKSSIIKPDAVSYNTILGCLSRAGLFEEAAKLMKEMSSKGFQYDLITYSSILEAVGKVDEERNMLE